One window from the genome of Podospora pseudocomata strain CBS 415.72m chromosome 6, whole genome shotgun sequence encodes:
- the CHO2 gene encoding phosphatidylethanolamine N-methyltransferase (EggNog:ENOG503NU5P; COG:I; BUSCO:EOG09260EZT) — MSTTTAIDDPAGLKTTRQRNNQPQQSEIPLPSPSISDVDSDSNKGDDHRDAHVKKAYGRTPDGTVFVVPETHDMVSQLLDPREPKNLSDYIVLGVLALHIWLAWAVPAPYNKYLLGFAFTFWRLAYNAGIGYLLTVQSKYTLLVTWARRLRAFEQPATNPRPWLYNLLKTELETKIPKDYKMDEAPIEYNTWLAFRRIVDLILMCDFVSYCLFAIVCAHTPEDEGLGMLLGRWVGGIALVGFNLWVKLDAHRVVKDYAWYWGDFFYLIEQELTFDGVFEMAPHPMYSIGYAGYYGISMMAASYDVLFISIAAHALQFVFLAFVENPHIEKTYNPPPPRLRAESEIGSQTEADALVTKELNGNSDIPQPVHNMIGSFDLFRVTDASSLIIVACFIALTVVTPTTGTYQTLAVANAIFWRLWYSVGLGYLLKKQSEKKMYTRHFLKFGESTGEAWRQWKGLYHISMILCHVSFLTACWKMYTYPEDWSYGSVLLKHVIGVSLIALQLWTSSSIYESLGEFGWFYGDFFFESPRPPTYNSIYRFLNNPERVLGAAGFWGLALITWSKAVFVMALVSQLLMLGFISFVEKPHMQKIYGQNLRKEAGLTKFVKKSLPAPVKRWQQGVDKVLDETKHFAEDFIDAALTRLSAGSSNFVKDTTALFHKPLRLSINRIDRDLAGYDPKHYKLSVEGEQLIAPDEKATRKESADARVPKDVKTKVFQYGAPIRVKWTAPANHSKKDWVGLYLVTDNRNRDFTEVPSLGRWIPTCRGQYDTTTDEGIISYDEKVESEGVEGPLVQGEMVFEGDKLWWTQGVYEFRYHHHGKHNVMSISEPFEVRIPLVVKEGTELTIEEAENALLPIVRNCLDRDPEIAPETVDEPWGAHVERDGKYAERVVYAIREMFAIEFSPAVVPADGNVKKLAWRVVNGRIALAPYSMSLQSRRPPTPVADSYK, encoded by the exons TCCCCTTGCCCTCGCCGTCCATTAGTGATGTCGACTCCGACTCGAACAAGGGCGATGACCACCGAGACGCCCATGTGAAAAAGGCATACGGCCGAACTCCAGATGGAACGG TCTTCGTCGTGCCCGAGACCCATGACATGGTCTCCCAATTATTAGACCCTCGCGAACCCAAGAACCTGTCCGATTACATTGTCCTCGGTGTTCTCGCCCTGCATATTTGGCTCGCTTGGGCTGTGCCAGCGCCCTATAACAAGTACCTGCTCGGATTTGCGTTTACCTTCTGGAGACTTGCATACAATGCTGGGATCGGCTATCTGTTGACTGTTCAGTCAAAATACACTCTCCTCGTCACCTGGGCTCGTCGGTTAAGGGCTTTTGAACAACCCGCCACCAACCCGCGGCCATGGCTTtacaacctcctcaagacGGAGCTCGAGACCAAGATCCCTAAGGACTACAAGATGGATGAGGCTCCGATCGAGTACAACACCTGGCTTGCTTTCCGTCGCATTGTCGATCTGATCCTGATGTGCGACTTTGTGTCGTACTGCCTGTTCGCCATTGTCTGCGCCCATACgcctgaggatgaggggttgggcATGCTTCTTGGCCGTTGGGTCGGGGGTATTGCGCTTGTTGGCTTCAACCTTTGGGTCAAGCTGGATGCGCACAGAGTGGTGAAGGACTATGCCTGGTACTGGGGCG ACTTCTTCTATCTGATCGAGCAGGAACTGACTTTCGATGGCGTCTTCGAGATGGCCCCCCATCCCATGTACTCCATTGGCTACGCTGGATACTACGGCATCTCGATGATGGCTGCTAGCTACGATGTTCTCTTCATCTCTATCGCTGCCCACGCTCTCCAGTTTGTCTTCTTGGCCTTTGTCGAGAATCCTCACATCGAAAAGACCTACAACCCGCCACCCCCACGTCTCCGTGCCGAATCCGAGATTGGCAGCCAGACCGAGGCCGATGCTTTGGTCACCAAGGAGCTTAACGGGAACTCTGATATCCCCCAGCCTGTTCACAACATGATTGGAAGCTTCGATCTCTTCAGAGTGACCGACGCTTCCTCTCTCATCATCGTTGCCTGCTTCATCGCCTTGACGGTTGTCACTCCCACTACCGGCACTTACCAGACTCTGGCTGTTGCGAACGCTATCTTCTGGCGTCTCTGGTACTCTGTTGGTTTGGGCTACCTCCTGAAGAAGCAATCCGAAAAGAAGATGTATACCAGGCACTTCCTCAAGTTTGGCGAGAGCACCGGCGAGGCCTGGAGACAGTGGAAGGGCCTGTACCACATCAGCATGATTCTCTGCCACGTCTCGTTCTTGACCGCCTGCTGGAAGATGTACACCTACCCTGAGGATTGGAGCTACGGTTCTGTTCTCCTGAAGCATGTGATTGGTGTCAGTCTGATTGCTCTTCAGCTTTGGACATCCTCTAGCATCTACGAGTCTCTTGGCGAGTTTGGCTGGTTCTATGGTGATTTCTTCTTCGAGAGCCCCCGCCCACCCACGTACAACTCCATCTACCgtttcctcaacaaccccgagCGTGtgcttggtgctgctggtttCTGGGGCTTGGCTCTCATTACCTGGAGCAAGGCTGTTTTCGTCATGGCGCTTGTCAGCCAGCTTTTGATGTTGGGATTCATTTCGTTTGTCGAGAAGCCTCACATGCAAAAGATCTACGGCCAGAACCTCCGCAAGGAGGCCGGTCTTACCAAGTTTGTCAAGAAGTCCCTTCCCGCTCCTGTCAAGAGATGGCAACAGGGTGTCGACAAGGTCCTCGATGAGACCAAGCACTTTGCTGAGGACTTCATTGATGCCGCCCTTACCAGACTTTCTGCCGGCTCTTCCAACTTCGTCAAGGACACCACCGCTCTCTTCCACAAGCCCCTCCGTCTCTCTATCAACCGTATCGACCGCGATCTTGCTGGATATGACCCCAAGCACTACAAGCTTTCCGTGGAGGGCGAGCAGCTGATTGCTCCTGATGAGAAGGCTACCCGGAAGGAAAGTGCCGATGCTCGTGTCCCCAAGGATGTCAAAACCAAGGTTTTCCAGTATGGCGCTCCCATTCGTGTCAAGTGGACAGCTCCTGCCAACCACAGCAAGAAGGACTGGGTTGGTCTCTACTTGGTCACCGACAACCGTAATAGGGATTTCACTGAAGTGCCATCCCTCGGCCGCTGGATCCCTACGTGCCGCGGCCAGTacgacaccaccactgaCGAAGGCATTATTTCGTATGATGAAAAGGTCGAGTCGGAAGGTGTCGAGGGCCCTCTTGTACAAGGCGAGATGGTATTCGAGGGTGACAAGCTTTGGTGGACACAGGGCGTGTACGAATTCagataccaccaccacggcaaGCACAACGTCATGTCGATCTCGGAGCCGTTCGAGGTCCGCATTCCGTTGGTTGTGAAGGAGGGTACCGAGCTCACCATTGAGGAAGCCGAGAACGCCCTGCTGCCTATTGTACGGAACTGCCTTGACCGCGACCCAGAAATCGCGCCAGAGACTGTTGACGAGCCATGGGGTGCTCATGTTGAACGGGATGGCAAGTATGCCGAGAGAGTGGTGTATGCCATTCGTGAGATGTTTGCCATTGAGTTctcgccggcggtggtgccaGCAGATGGGAACGTCAAGAAGTTGGCGTGGAGGGTGGTTAACGGAAGAATTGCTCTT GCGCCATATAGTATGTCATTACAATCAAGAAGACCGCCAACACCCGTTGCCGACAGTTACAAATAA
- the RGA2 gene encoding Rho-type gtpase-activating protein (EggNog:ENOG503NWDD; COG:T; COG:Z) has translation MDDYLDSPMETEDVFPCKGCGEILEEGKAFELGMMFQLCKGARMVLTLCATAGNRWHLDCFRCNTCNTLLDSDANLLLLGDGSLICNNCTYSCSACNNKIEDLAILTGDQAFCASCFRCRNCKRKIENLRYARTSHGIFCMNCHESLMARRRKKSKAAAQAKQREKDASPMITDKSLPALPPNAVPPIAFSGDRATPDSDTPTELSPRPRNAYGGINESSSRSVSRNELSPERTQDSSKEPSLAPPQQNYRNNRNSTILSGDMNIGDGEGFFIPVALDPSPAPSLTPQSMSDTFTDSSRRKQERDYFSAPKPSPSQDKRSESAASTPHIAFQEKGRQPSSDYEVPQYERPARKLSKRNGKPQTSPGIGEERRPSNGRTPTNDEFKLQDAPKSKKLVNSRSNSLSGGSIDASAPTRPPPAPSRNREPLSNTANNNSPSPSNLSERVTPPRASQDSRLRDEDAIRPSIDSLSNRSDLSGPKPVARKEVPQPPPRNGELQVRPAAPEQKLSDTYMQPRAAPPPPPSQAGQRTPRGSVSSVNEEGKVSPKLPRWSAGGDFSMDEDMARILGTDEGSSSILRRVSNAVRHGRHNSAETTTHQTRVGHSRSVSETTRGTTSPRWPRTPIAEDPTNGGHVPDISSPISLSGAAHDDPMFLKRQLRNSEQRVAELERQFNTEKDLKNLNKKLVEKRKTVSVLDTQTEIMIRQLEVLAGYVERAKKTSEPLDPRELEESAIKDFVQKLEKVKQNMTAAIEQLHAERDDLLEERNQAIADRDRALLEFEQLSSKNAQLADLNNDLTHQIQERFKQQINNGDLKMPPNGLGIYSHSKGSSSVNLDTASMQTGTTLMGTDAEEPILEGPTVVNIRKGQVKKFNWKKGSSKVAHNITKGINRAAGAFQAQEGNPRIGAPQTLNSDSIGIPYNMTVAQVESPVTTIPPPPPPMGVNRVNTDQRQGFGFFGKKQQQQAMTKSQSMNNVPAPAAAEAPSTLFGSELVERADYERRQIPNVVTRCIEEVELRGMDIEGIYRKTGGNSQVKMIQEGFDKNGDFDISDPDLDITAVTSVLKQYFRKLPTPLLTFDVYERILESNTIQDESERCAHMRRTINTLPPKHRDCLEFLMFHLARVASRERENLMSPKNLAVVFAPTIMRDHSLEKEMTDMHVKNLAVQFLIENSHVIFGEA, from the exons ATGGATGACTATCTGGATAGCCCCATGGAGACGGAGGATGTCTTCCCCTGCAAAGGGTGCGGAGAG ATCCTCGAGGAGGGCAAAGCCTTTGAATTGGGTATGATGTTCCAACTCTGTAAAGGGGCTCGGATGGTGCTGACACTTTGCGCTACAGCTGGAAACCGATGGCATCTTGACTGCTTTCGTTGCAACACATGTAACACGCTACTCGACTCGGATGCGAACCTGCTTCTGCTTGGAGATGGTTCCCTCATCTGCAACAACTGCACCTACAGCTGCAGCGCTTGCAATAATAAGATTGAAGACCTTGCCATCCTAACCGGAGACCAGGCTTTTTGTGCAAGCTGCTTCCGCTGCAGGAACTGCAAGAGGAAGATCGAGAACCTGCGATATGCCCGCACATCACACGGCATCTTTTGCATGAACTGCCACGAGTCCCTCATGGCAAGACGACGCAAGAAATCAAAAGCAGCAGCTCAAGCAAAACAACGAGAAAAGGATGCGTCGCCCATGATCACAGACAAGTCCCTGCCCGCCTTGCCGCCAAACGCCGTCCCTCCTATAGCGTTCTCGGGCGATAGGGCAACCCCCGACTCCGACACGCCTACCGAACTGTCGCCGCGTCCTCGTAATGCATATGGCGGCATCAACGAGTCGTCTTCGCGCAGCGTCTCGAGGAACGAGCTTTCTCCCGAACGAACCCAAGACTCTTCGAAAGAGCCATCGCTTGCGCCACCTCAGCAAAACTATCGGAACAACCGAAACTCAACCATTCTTTCTGGCGATATGAACATTGGAGATGGCGAAGGATTCTTCATCCCGGTAGCGCTGGATCCCAGCCCTGCCCCTTCACTGACGCCACAGTCCATGTCCGATACTTTTACCGACTCGAGCAGGAGGAAACAGGAGAGAGATTACTTCAGTGCACCGAAGCCAAGTCCATCCCAGGACAAGAGATCGGAATCCGCAGCATCCACGCCCCATATCGCTTTCCAAGAAAAAGGCAGACAACCGTCGTCCGACTATGAAGTACCACAGTACGAAAGACCAGCGAGGAAGCTTTCGAAGCGGAACGGCAAACCCCAGACATCGCCAGGAATTGGCGAGGAAAGGAGGCCTTCGAATGGGAGGACACCCACAAACGATGAGTTCAAACTGCAGGACGCccccaagagcaaaaagCTTGTCAACTCCAGGAGTAATTCTTTGTCAGGTGGTTCTATCGACGCTTCAGCTCCCACAagaccaccgccagcaccgtCCAGAAACAGGGAACCGCTTTCAAACACTGCGAACAACAACTCGCCGTCTCCTTCGAATTTGTCCGAAAGAGTTACGCCTCCCCGAGCTTCTCAGGACTCCCGGTTGAGGGACGAAGATGCTATCCGGCCATCGATAGATTCACTGTCCAACAGGTCAGATCTTTCTGGGCCCAAGCCGGTAGCGCGCAAAGAAGTaccacagccaccacctcgGAATGGCGAGCTACAAGTTCGTCCAGCGGCTCCCGAACAAAAACTAAGCGACACCTACATGCAACCACGGGcagctccaccaccgccgccgtcgcagGCTGGGCAACGAACACCTAGGGGATCTGTGAGCTCAGTGAATGAGGAAGGGAAGGTATCACCCAAGTTGCCGCGGTGGAGTGCTGGTGGCGACTTCAGCATGGATGAGGACATGGCTAGAATCCTTGGTACCGACGAGGGCTCTTCATCTATACTGCGCCGTGTGTCCAATGCCGTTCGTCACGGGCGACATAATAGTGCCGAAACCACTACCCACCAGACGAGGGTCGGTCACAGCAGGAGCGTCAGCGAGACGACTCGAGGCACCACTTCGCCCCGTTGGCCTAGAACGCCAATTGCTGAAGACCCAACGAACGGTGGCCATGTTCCCGACATCAGCAGCCCGATCTCGCTCTCCGGAGCTGCACATGATGATCCAATGTTCCTGAAGCGGCAGCTCAGAAACTCGGAGCAGCGCGTTGCAGAGCTCGAGCGACAGTTCAACACCGAGAAGGATCTCAAGAACTTAAACAAGAAACTtgtggaaaagagaaagactGTGTCTGTTCTTGATACCCAGACAGAGATTATGATCCGGCAACTTGAGGTTTTGGCCGGTTATGTGGAGCGGGCAAAGAAGACGAGCGAACCCCTGGATCCccgggagctggaggagtcTGCCATCAAAGACTTTGTGCAAAAGCTGGAGAAGGTCAAGCAAAACATGACGGCAGCGATCGAGCAACTCCACGCTGAGCGGGATGACCTGCTCGAGGAAAGGAATCAAGCCATTGCCGACCGCGACCGCGCCCTTCTCGAATTTGAGCAGCTTTCGTCCAAGAATGCGCAGTTGGCTGATCTGAACAACGATCTTACACACCAGATCCAAGAGAGGTTCAAGCAGCAGATCAATAATGGTGATCTCAAGATGCCTCCAAATGGTCTTGGCATCTACAGCCATTCCAagggctcctcctcggtcaacTTGGATACCGCCAGCATGCAGACTGGAACCACCCTCATGGGCACTGATGCTGAGGAGCCCATCCTTGAGGGCCCAACAGTGGTGAATATTCGCAAGGGTCAAGTCAAAAAGTTCAACTGGAAAAAGGGATCAAGCAAGGTTGCGCACAACATCACGAAGGGCATCAACCGTGCGGCAGGTGCCTTCCAGGCACAAGAAGGCAATCCTCGCATTGGCGCCCCTCAGACGCTGAACAGCGACAGCATTGGCATCCCGTACAACATGACGGTCGCTCAGGTCGAGTCACCAGTCACCACGatcccgcctccaccgccacctaTGGGCGTGAACAGAGTCAACACCGACCAGCGTCAAGGttttggcttctttggcaagaagcagcaacagcaggcaATGACCAAATCCCAGTCCATGAACAATGTCCCAGCACCGGCAGCAGCCGAAGCACCAAGCACGTTGTTCGGATCGGAACTGGTCGAGAGGGCGGATTATGAACGCCGTCAGATACCCAACGTCGTCACGCGCTGcattgaggaggtggagctGCGGGGCATGGACATTGAGGGTATCTACCGGAAAACGGGCGGCAACTCGCAGGTCAAGATGATACAGGAAGGGTTTGACAAGAATGGGGACTTTGACATTTCGGATCCCGACTTGGACATTACGGCTGTGACGAGCGTGCTGAAGCAGTATTTCCGGAAGTTGCCGACGCCGCTGTTGACGTTTGATGTTTATGAGAGGATTTTGGAGAGCAACA CAATCCAAGACGAGAGCGAGAGGTGCGCGCACATGAGGAGGACGATTAATACGCTGCCGCCAAAGCATCGGGACTGTCTGGAGTTTTTGATGTTTCATCTTGCTAGGGTGGCCAgtagggagagggagaattTG ATGTCccccaagaacttggccgTGGTGTTTGCGCCGACGATTATGAGGGATCACAgtctggagaaggagatgacGGACATGCATGTCAAGAATTTGGCGGTGCAGTTTTTGATTGAGAATAGTCATGTTATTTTTGGAGAGGCTtga